In Qingrenia yutianensis, the genomic window TTGACAATGAGTAGCCGGTATGATAGGCTTATGCCGGGCGAATTGCCTTTGGGCTACTTCGTTCTTTCGCCGGTGCATCATACCGGCTACTCATTGTCAAGCAAACCGTGGAATAAATGCGGTCGGTTTGCGTAAATTAACGAAATACTGCGATTCATTTCGTTTTTTGGAGCTTTTTTGTGTCTATTTTTACTGGGATGGCACACTGTCTGTGCAATAAGTAATTGCTTTGCTGACCGCCTCTCTTGGCAAATCTTTGCACTTCACTTCTGCCAAAATACTCTGTGTATATTGTTCACAAAGAAAAAAGGCGATCAATTTGCATTAACCGCCTCAACCGGATTTTATTTAAGCAAGTCCTTAAATGCTTTACCGGCCTTAAATGCCGGGACTTTTGAAGCCGCTATCGTGATTTTCTCGCCCGTTCTCGGATTTTTGCCTTCACGAGCCGCTCTTTCACGAGACTCAAATGTGCCGAATCCCACAAGCTGAACCTTGTCATCCGCTTTAACGGCACTTTCAACCGTATCAATAAATGCTTTCAATATGTTGTCTGCATCTTTCTTTGATACGCCTGCTTTCTCTGCCATTGCAGCTACTAATTCTGTTCTATTCATTTTCAAAACACCTACCTTTCCTGCAAATTAAATATTATTATACCACATCTTGTCGGCAAACACAACAATTCCTTATTATTTAATTGTTGCCGTCCGTGTATTTTCGTCCCACCGAACATCAAAGCCAAGTTCTTCACTTAAAAATCGCAGCGGAACAAGAGTTTTATCGTTTATGAGGCGAGCCGGAACATCCATTGTTTTTGCCGCGCCATTAATTGTCGCTGTAACATTATCGATTGAAAACCTTATAGAAGTGTTATTTCCGGTGACAATTGCCGTTTGCGTACCGGCATCCCAATCAACAT contains:
- a CDS encoding HU family DNA-binding protein; translated protein: MNRTELVAAMAEKAGVSKKDADNILKAFIDTVESAVKADDKVQLVGFGTFESRERAAREGKNPRTGEKITIAASKVPAFKAGKAFKDLLK